A single Pseudodesulfovibrio aespoeensis Aspo-2 DNA region contains:
- the ligA gene encoding NAD-dependent DNA ligase LigA — protein sequence MASSEIIDRAAWLRERIEHHNHRYYVLDDPEISDAEYDALFRELAALEAAHPELDDANSPTRRVGGEPAVGFTPYEHALRMYSLDNAMALDEWFAFAERVSKGLGRSEVAYWTDPKMDGLAVEVIYEAGRLVRAATRGDGHIGEDVTHSMRTVMNLPLVLRGPDVPDLLEVRGEVVMSNADFAAMNQRRREAGEKVFANPRNGAAGAVRQLDPKVAASRPLRFLAYGVGRVQWGSPLFAWTSQHEIMAGLARLGFAVPPEAKLCGSASEVADYFTRLMELRAGLPYEIDGVVAKVDNLEMQRALGFTSRAPRWALALKFPAHQARTMLRDIRIQVGRTGVLTPVAELEPVPLAGVIVSNATLHNKGYIAERDFRIGDTVLIQRAGDVIPQVLSVDVGQRPESATPYEFPAICPVCGGEAREDGEAVRCTNPTCPAKTVQRIIHFVSKAGLDMEGVGRTWVRRLAEDGVLETPADLFTLDKTALLRYEGMGDKSADKFIEAIDRARRTAPLWRLIAGLGIRHVGEQTARTLAARYRDLDALAQADRDELLALDDVGPVVAESVHFFFRSEETRSLLQRFREADFWPLGGQTAANVADAAGNAPLAGKVFIFTGSLPGMTRDQAKLLVEERGGAAVPSISKKVDYVVAGDKAGSKIAKAEKLGLTVIDFDGFMELLQGQD from the coding sequence ATGGCTTCTTCTGAAATCATCGACCGCGCGGCCTGGCTGCGGGAACGCATCGAACATCACAACCATCGTTACTATGTGCTCGACGACCCGGAGATATCCGACGCCGAATACGACGCATTGTTTCGCGAACTGGCGGCTCTTGAAGCGGCCCACCCGGAGCTGGACGACGCCAATTCGCCCACCCGGCGCGTGGGCGGCGAGCCTGCCGTGGGGTTCACGCCCTACGAGCATGCCCTGCGCATGTACAGCCTGGACAACGCCATGGCCCTTGACGAGTGGTTTGCCTTTGCCGAGCGGGTGTCCAAGGGGCTTGGCCGCAGCGAGGTGGCCTACTGGACCGACCCCAAGATGGACGGCCTGGCCGTGGAGGTCATCTACGAGGCCGGGCGGTTGGTCCGGGCGGCCACGCGCGGCGACGGCCATATTGGCGAGGATGTGACCCATAGCATGCGCACGGTCATGAACCTGCCCCTGGTCCTGCGCGGCCCCGACGTGCCGGATCTGCTTGAGGTGCGTGGCGAGGTGGTCATGTCCAATGCGGATTTCGCGGCCATGAACCAACGCCGCCGCGAGGCGGGCGAAAAGGTCTTTGCCAACCCGCGCAACGGCGCGGCAGGGGCCGTGCGCCAGCTCGATCCCAAGGTGGCCGCCTCGCGCCCGCTGCGTTTTCTGGCCTATGGCGTGGGGCGCGTGCAGTGGGGGTCGCCGCTCTTTGCCTGGACCAGCCAGCACGAGATCATGGCCGGGTTGGCCCGGCTCGGCTTCGCCGTCCCGCCCGAGGCCAAGCTGTGCGGCTCGGCCAGCGAGGTGGCGGACTATTTCACCCGGCTCATGGAGCTTCGGGCCGGGCTGCCCTATGAGATCGACGGCGTGGTGGCCAAGGTGGACAACCTGGAGATGCAGCGCGCCCTGGGCTTCACCTCGCGTGCGCCGCGCTGGGCGCTGGCCCTCAAGTTTCCGGCCCATCAGGCCCGGACCATGCTGCGCGACATCCGCATCCAGGTGGGCCGCACCGGCGTGCTCACCCCGGTGGCCGAGCTGGAGCCGGTGCCCCTGGCGGGCGTGATCGTGTCCAACGCCACCCTGCACAACAAGGGGTATATTGCCGAGCGCGATTTCCGCATCGGGGATACCGTGCTCATCCAGCGGGCGGGCGATGTCATCCCCCAGGTGCTCTCGGTCGATGTCGGGCAGCGGCCAGAGTCGGCCACGCCCTACGAGTTTCCGGCCATCTGTCCGGTCTGCGGGGGCGAGGCCCGCGAGGACGGCGAGGCCGTGCGCTGCACCAATCCCACCTGCCCGGCCAAGACCGTGCAGCGCATCATCCATTTCGTGTCCAAGGCCGGGCTGGACATGGAGGGCGTGGGCCGCACCTGGGTGCGTCGGCTGGCCGAGGACGGCGTGCTGGAGACTCCCGCCGATCTCTTCACCCTCGATAAGACCGCGCTGCTGCGGTATGAAGGCATGGGCGACAAGTCCGCCGACAAGTTTATCGAGGCCATTGACCGGGCGCGCCGGACAGCCCCGCTGTGGCGGCTCATCGCGGGCCTGGGCATCCGTCATGTGGGCGAGCAGACGGCCCGGACCCTGGCCGCCAGATACCGCGATCTCGACGCCCTGGCCCAGGCCGACCGCGACGAGCTTCTGGCCCTGGACGATGTCGGCCCGGTGGTGGCCGAGAGTGTTCATTTTTTCTTCAGGAGCGAGGAGACCCGCAGCCTGTTGCAGCGGTTTCGCGAGGCGGATTTCTGGCCCCTGGGGGGCCAGACGGCGGCCAACGTGGCCGATGCGGCCGGAAACGCGCCGCTGGCGGGCAAGGTGTTCATCTTCACCGGCAGCCTGCCGGGCATGACCCGCGATCAGGCAAAGCTGCTGGTGGAGGAGCGGGGCGGCGCGGCTGTGCCGTCCATATCCAAGAAGGTGGACTACGTGGTGGCGGGCGACAAGGCGGGCTCCAAGATCGCCAAGGCCGAGAAACTGGGGCTCACGGTCATTGACTTTGACGGGTTCATGGAATTACTCCAGGGACAGGACTGA
- the aat gene encoding leucyl/phenylalanyl-tRNA--protein transferase, with the protein MTIYRLFEEPIFPDPEEAESDGLLAVGGDLSPQRLLTAYANTIFPWYGEDSPILWWSTNPRLLLYPDRFHLPRSLRQVLNRGVFTFSMDTAFEAVIRACAASPRPEQRGTWIVPEMVDAYIRLHELGYAHSVEAWRDGELAGGVYGVSIGSAFFGESMFHTVPDASKAAFATLVAQLVRWDFTLIDCQQTTPHLQRFGAVEVQRFRFRALLREAISHPGREGRWTLDPVLPASRDR; encoded by the coding sequence ATGACCATCTACAGGCTGTTCGAGGAACCCATCTTTCCCGACCCGGAAGAGGCTGAGTCCGACGGGCTGCTGGCCGTGGGCGGCGACCTGAGCCCGCAGCGGCTGCTCACGGCCTACGCCAACACCATCTTTCCCTGGTATGGCGAGGACTCGCCCATCCTTTGGTGGTCCACCAACCCCCGGCTCCTGCTTTATCCCGACCGGTTCCACCTGCCGCGCAGCCTGCGCCAGGTGCTGAACCGGGGCGTCTTCACCTTTTCCATGGACACCGCCTTCGAGGCCGTGATCAGAGCCTGCGCCGCCTCCCCCCGCCCGGAGCAGCGGGGCACCTGGATCGTGCCGGAGATGGTGGATGCCTACATTCGGCTGCATGAGCTTGGTTACGCCCACAGCGTCGAGGCGTGGCGGGACGGCGAGCTGGCGGGCGGGGTGTACGGGGTGTCCATCGGCTCGGCGTTTTTCGGCGAGTCCATGTTTCATACGGTCCCCGACGCCTCCAAGGCGGCCTTTGCCACCCTGGTGGCCCAGCTTGTGCGTTGGGATTTCACCCTGATCGACTGCCAGCAGACCACCCCGCACCTGCAACGGTTCGGGGCTGTCGAGGTACAGCGGTTCCGGTTTCGCGCCCTGCTGCGCGAGGCCATCTCCCACCCTGGCCGCGAGGGGCGCTGGACGCTGGACCCGGTGCTCCCGGCGAGCCGGGACCGCTAA
- the uvrB gene encoding excinuclease ABC subunit UvrB: protein MPRFRLVSEFTPKGDQPDAIDQLAAGLGAGVRDQVLLGATGTGKTFTMANVVARLDRPALVLAPNKTLAAQLYTEFRGLFPDNAVEYFVSYYDYYQPEAYLPHSDVYIEKDSSINDDIDKLRHAATHALLTRRDVLIVASVSCIYGLGSPDFYAKMVIPVEEGQAMTMESLLGRLVEIHYERNDYDFHRGTFRVRGDVVEIIPAYSREKALRIEFFGDEIESLSETDPLTGEVRDRLRKTVIYPGSHFVSDRDNLDRAARDIRDELQRRLAEFKAGNRLVEAQRLEQRTMYDLEIIEELGYCNGIENYSRHLDGRSKDQPPATLLDYFPKDFILFVDESHIALPQVGGMFKGDRSRKTTLVDFGFRLPSALDNRPLNYEEFQARIGQAVYVSATPGHLELDLAQGVVVEQIIRPTGLLDPVIEVRKVQGQIDDLLTECKKRQARDERVLVTTLTKRMAEDLNEYLNSMGVPSRYLHSDIDTLERMAIIQALRAGEFFVLVGINLLREGLDIPEVSLVTILDADKEGFLRSARSLIQTFGRAARNVDGRVVLYADGITRSMAEAMDETARRRERQQAHNEAHGITPTTIRKEMGNLFADKSEARPQGAGRLPAIEGVPAGTSVKEMHTLVKQLERQMREAARELEFERAAALRDRVALIRGRILELG, encoded by the coding sequence ATGCCACGATTCAGACTTGTCAGCGAGTTCACCCCCAAGGGGGACCAGCCGGATGCCATCGACCAGCTCGCGGCGGGCCTTGGGGCCGGGGTGCGCGATCAGGTGCTGCTCGGCGCCACGGGCACGGGCAAGACCTTCACCATGGCCAACGTGGTGGCCCGGCTCGACCGGCCCGCCCTGGTCCTGGCCCCCAACAAGACCCTGGCCGCCCAGCTCTATACCGAGTTCCGGGGGTTGTTCCCGGACAACGCGGTGGAGTATTTCGTCAGCTATTACGATTACTACCAGCCGGAAGCCTACCTGCCGCACTCGGATGTCTACATCGAGAAGGATTCGTCCATCAACGACGACATCGACAAGCTGCGCCACGCGGCCACCCATGCGCTGTTGACGCGGCGCGATGTGCTCATCGTGGCCTCGGTCTCCTGCATCTACGGCCTGGGATCGCCCGATTTCTACGCCAAGATGGTCATCCCGGTGGAGGAGGGGCAGGCCATGACCATGGAGTCGCTCCTCGGGCGGCTGGTGGAGATCCACTACGAGCGCAACGACTACGACTTTCATCGCGGCACCTTCCGGGTGCGCGGCGACGTGGTGGAGATCATCCCGGCCTACAGCCGCGAGAAGGCCCTGCGCATAGAGTTCTTCGGCGACGAGATAGAATCCCTGTCCGAGACCGACCCCCTGACCGGCGAGGTCCGGGACCGGCTGCGCAAGACGGTCATCTACCCCGGCAGCCACTTTGTCTCGGACCGCGACAACCTGGACCGGGCCGCACGCGACATCCGCGACGAGCTGCAACGGCGGCTGGCCGAGTTCAAGGCCGGGAACCGACTGGTGGAGGCCCAGCGGCTGGAGCAGCGGACCATGTATGATCTCGAAATCATCGAGGAGCTTGGCTACTGCAACGGCATCGAGAACTACTCGCGCCATCTGGACGGGCGCAGCAAGGACCAGCCCCCGGCCACGCTGCTTGATTATTTCCCCAAGGATTTCATTTTGTTCGTGGATGAGTCGCACATCGCCCTGCCGCAGGTGGGCGGCATGTTCAAGGGCGACCGCTCGCGCAAGACCACGCTGGTGGATTTCGGCTTCCGCCTGCCCTCGGCCCTGGACAACCGCCCCCTCAACTATGAGGAGTTCCAGGCGCGCATCGGGCAGGCGGTCTATGTCTCGGCCACGCCCGGACACCTGGAGCTCGATCTCGCCCAGGGCGTGGTGGTGGAGCAGATCATCCGGCCCACCGGCCTGCTCGACCCCGTGATCGAGGTGCGCAAGGTGCAGGGGCAGATTGACGACCTGCTCACGGAATGCAAGAAGAGGCAGGCGCGCGACGAGCGGGTGCTGGTCACCACCCTGACCAAGCGCATGGCCGAGGACCTTAACGAATACCTCAATTCCATGGGCGTGCCCTCGCGCTACCTGCACTCGGATATCGACACACTGGAGCGCATGGCCATTATCCAGGCCCTGCGCGCGGGCGAGTTCTTCGTGCTGGTGGGCATCAACCTGCTGCGCGAGGGGCTGGACATACCCGAGGTCTCGCTGGTGACCATCCTGGACGCGGACAAGGAGGGCTTCCTGCGCTCTGCCCGTTCGCTCATCCAGACCTTTGGCCGGGCCGCGCGCAACGTGGACGGTAGGGTGGTCCTCTACGCCGATGGTATCACCCGCTCCATGGCCGAGGCCATGGACGAGACGGCCCGGCGGCGCGAGCGGCAGCAGGCGCACAACGAGGCGCACGGGATCACCCCGACCACCATCCGCAAGGAGATGGGCAACCTCTTTGCGGACAAGAGCGAGGCCCGGCCCCAGGGAGCTGGCAGGCTCCCGGCCATCGAGGGAGTCCCTGCCGGGACCAGCGTCAAGGAGATGCACACGCTGGTCAAGCAGCTCGAACGGCAGATGCGCGAGGCGGCCCGTGAGCTGGAATTCGAGCGGGCCGCGGCGCTACGCGACCGGGTGGCCCTGATCCGCGGGCGCATTCTTGAGCTGGGGTAG